In a genomic window of Deltaproteobacteria bacterium:
- a CDS encoding elongation factor Tu, producing MNPKLHLNVGTIGHVDHGKTTLTAALTSVMAARHGGEALRFDEIDRAPEEREKGITINTAHVRYDSARRHYAHIDCPGHADYVKNMITGASQMDGAILLVDASQGPQPQTREHVLLARQVGIEHLVVFVNKVDIAEADLLELVELETAELLEAQGYTGVPFVRGSAREALRAAEEGRFDAPEVECIDRLVAVMDEHLPDPVRDLEAPFLMPVEDVHTIKGRGTVVTGRVERGVLEPLATVELIGLSGAGEPLRQAVVTGMQAFHRDIPRAEAGMNVGLLLRNVERDSVSRGQVVAASGSVRSRRAGKAEVFVLTEQEGGRHTPFGAGYTPQLFFGATSVTAVLEPEAGKLVAPGDHTTLAFSLGKAVAIEVGMRFAIREGGKTVGAGVVTEVGA from the coding sequence ATGAACCCCAAGCTGCACCTGAACGTCGGCACCATCGGCCACGTCGATCACGGGAAGACCACCCTGACTGCAGCCCTCACCTCCGTGATGGCTGCCCGTCATGGCGGCGAAGCGCTGCGCTTCGACGAGATCGACCGCGCCCCCGAGGAGCGTGAGAAGGGGATCACCATCAACACCGCTCACGTGCGCTACGACTCGGCAAGGCGGCACTACGCCCACATCGACTGCCCCGGGCACGCCGACTACGTGAAGAACATGATCACCGGTGCCTCCCAGATGGACGGCGCCATCCTGCTGGTGGACGCCTCGCAGGGGCCGCAGCCCCAGACCCGCGAGCACGTCCTGCTCGCCCGGCAGGTGGGCATCGAGCACCTGGTCGTGTTCGTGAACAAGGTGGATATCGCCGAGGCCGATCTGCTCGAGCTCGTCGAGCTGGAGACCGCCGAGCTCCTCGAGGCCCAGGGCTACACGGGCGTCCCCTTCGTGCGGGGCTCCGCCCGCGAGGCCCTGCGTGCCGCCGAGGAGGGCCGCTTCGACGCCCCCGAGGTCGAGTGCATCGACCGGCTCGTGGCCGTGATGGACGAGCACCTCCCGGATCCCGTGCGGGACCTGGAGGCGCCCTTCCTCATGCCCGTCGAGGACGTGCACACCATCAAGGGGCGCGGGACCGTGGTCACCGGCCGCGTCGAGCGCGGGGTGCTCGAGCCCCTGGCGACCGTCGAGCTCATCGGGCTCTCGGGCGCCGGCGAGCCGCTGCGCCAGGCGGTGGTCACCGGCATGCAGGCCTTCCACCGGGACATCCCCCGGGCCGAGGCCGGCATGAACGTGGGCCTCCTCCTGCGCAACGTCGAGCGGGACTCCGTCTCCCGGGGCCAGGTGGTCGCGGCCAGCGGCTCGGTGCGCTCGCGCCGGGCGGGCAAGGCGGAGGTCTTCGTGCTCACCGAGCAGGAGGGCGGCCGCCACACCCCCTTCGGCGCGGGCTACACGCCGCAGCTCTTCTTCGGCGCCACCAGCGTCACCGCGGTGCTCGAGCCCGAGGCCGGCAAGCTGGTCGCCCCCGGTGACCACACCACCCTCGCCTTCTCGCTGGGCAAGGCCGTGGCCATCGAGGTCGGCATGCGCTTCGCCATCCGCGAGGGCGGCAAGACCGTCGGCGCCGGCGTCGTGACCGAGGTCGGCGCCTAG